The Bacteroidota bacterium genome window below encodes:
- a CDS encoding putative metal-dependent hydrolase: MDIQKLKFPIGEFSPLTSYSLEQISTYIEDIESLPSLLRKEVEGLTDAQLETPYRPDGWTIRQVVHHIPDSHMNAFIRFKLTLTEDKPTIKPYYEDRWAELPDAKLPPEISLTLVEAVHKRWSLLLKALDKKDFERSYIHSEYKKVFSLKEALHMYSWHGKHHLAHIKQAKNSF, from the coding sequence TTGGATATACAAAAGCTAAAATTCCCAATTGGGGAATTTTCACCCCTCACAAGTTATTCCCTCGAACAAATAAGCACTTACATTGAAGATATTGAAAGCCTTCCTTCTCTTTTAAGAAAGGAAGTCGAAGGATTGACTGATGCTCAGCTTGAAACTCCGTACCGTCCTGACGGCTGGACTATAAGGCAGGTAGTGCATCATATTCCTGATAGCCATATGAATGCTTTTATAAGATTTAAACTGACTTTAACAGAGGATAAACCAACAATTAAGCCATATTATGAAGACAGATGGGCAGAGCTTCCGGATGCAAAACTTCCGCCGGAGATATCTCTCACATTAGTAGAGGCAGTTCATAAAAGGTGGTCATTATTATTAAAGGCATTGGATAAAAAAGATTTTGAGAGAAGTTACATTCATTCAGAATATAAAAAGGTTTTCTCGCTTAAAGAAGCTTTGCATATGTACTCATGGCATGGCAAACATCATCTGGCTCATATTAAGCAGGCAAAAAATAGTTTTTGA